The following nucleotide sequence is from Flavobacteriales bacterium.
GGGATAGAAAATCTTTCAGGACATATATTTTCTGCAGTTGACAAACACTGTCAGAACCTATGAATTCCGAAGGGGAATTCAATTTAAGTTTGGCATAACCGATCGGAAGGTTGTCCCGGAATGCGATCCAGAATACGTTCTCCTGATCTTGCAGACTGCCTTCGATTTTAGCCACGGAAAAAGTCCGCTCGTGATAGGCAAGCAGGTCATTCTTGTCTTTGAACAGATGGCCGAATGTTTCATTGAAGGTGATCCTGCCCAGCAAGGCAATGATCGG
It contains:
- a CDS encoding GNAT family N-acetyltransferase; the protein is MPDIRKATVEDAPIIALLGRITFNETFGHLFKDKNDLLAYHERTFSVAKIEGSLQDQENVFWIAFRDNLPIGYAKLKLNSPSEFIGSDSVCQLQKIYVLKDFLSLKVGLQLQETLLKEARERNYKTIWLSVLQGNDWAIGFYEKNDFKNIGVHHFQIGKEVFRFNAMARELL